One Peterkaempfera bronchialis DNA window includes the following coding sequences:
- the ypfJ gene encoding KPN_02809 family neutral zinc metallopeptidase, with protein sequence MQFDDEAELDASQVEDRRGVSGGQIALGGGALGIIGLLLALFLGVSPDKLGLTGSSGGTSAGLSGRPATNDELRRTCRSGADANTKDDCRILAVVNSVQGFWADEFRSRGSRYQSAPTVFFTKQVSTACGSATSAVGPFYCPGDRKAYLDLDFFGELRSTFGAKGGPFAQAYVVAHEYGHHIQTLLGTMDRVGNDREGADSASVRLELQADCYAGVWAHHAATTPQASTGRPLIKRLTREDIADGLDAAAAVGDDRIQQRFQGRVTPDTWTHGSSAQRQQWFTTGYTTGDMARCDTFVGR encoded by the coding sequence ATGCAGTTCGACGACGAGGCCGAGCTGGACGCCTCCCAGGTGGAGGACCGGCGCGGCGTGTCCGGCGGGCAGATCGCGCTGGGCGGCGGGGCCCTGGGCATCATCGGGCTGCTGCTCGCCCTCTTCCTCGGCGTCAGCCCCGACAAGCTGGGGCTGACCGGCAGCTCCGGGGGCACCTCCGCCGGGCTCTCCGGGCGGCCCGCCACCAACGACGAGCTGCGCCGCACCTGCCGTAGCGGCGCGGACGCCAACACCAAGGACGACTGCCGCATCCTCGCGGTGGTCAACAGCGTGCAGGGGTTCTGGGCGGACGAGTTCCGCAGCCGGGGCAGCCGGTATCAGAGCGCCCCGACGGTGTTCTTCACCAAGCAGGTCTCCACCGCCTGCGGCTCCGCCACCTCCGCCGTCGGCCCCTTCTACTGCCCCGGCGACCGCAAGGCCTACCTGGACCTGGACTTCTTCGGCGAGCTGCGCAGCACCTTCGGAGCCAAGGGCGGCCCGTTCGCGCAGGCGTATGTGGTGGCCCATGAGTACGGGCACCACATCCAGACCCTGCTGGGCACCATGGACCGGGTGGGGAACGACCGCGAGGGCGCGGACAGCGCCTCGGTGCGGCTGGAGCTCCAGGCCGACTGCTACGCCGGGGTGTGGGCCCACCACGCGGCGACCACCCCGCAGGCGTCCACCGGCCGGCCGCTGATCAAGAGGCTGACCCGGGAGGACATCGCGGACGGCCTGGACGCGGCGGCGGCGGTCGGCGACGACCGCATCCAGCAGCGCTTCCAGGGCCGGGTCACCCCCGACACCTGGACGCATGGCTCGTCGGCGCAGCGGCAGCAGTGGTTCACCACCGGGTACACCACCGGTGACATGGCCCGCTGCGACACCTTCGTCGGCCGCTGA
- a CDS encoding LpqB family beta-propeller domain-containing protein: MTTTAPYGTWTSPITAQHAAAHGGRPDWVRTVGDEVWWTEPRPAEDGRATLVRRRADGTTETLLPAPWNLRSRVIEYGGMPWTALPATAGRGPVAVFSHFADQRLYRHEPDTPGAAPQPLTPAPDRPAGLRYADPVIAPGGAEVWCVRESFHGPGPTDLRRSLVAVPLDGSAADDPSAVRELLADRHFVTGPRISPDGRRAAWIGWEHPAMPWDGTELRIADLAPDGTLTRPRTVAGGPDEAVCQAEWLDDRTLVAATDPGGWWNLYRIDTETGEAVALLPAEEEYGGPLWRIGQRWFAVLPDGRIAVTHGRSSWRLGVLDPADGTLTDVPGPWTEWAATLDAHDGRITAVAAGPDRGWEVVGIDPDDLTATVIGHPHTETVDPRHLPAPQARTFTGPGGREVHAHLYPPRNPDHTAPPGELPPYVVFAHGGPTSRTPMVLDLEIGYFTSRGIGVVAVDYGGSTGHGRDYRNRLRGQWGVVDVEDCAAAARALVAEGLADPRRLAIRGGSAGGWTTAASLTAIPGLYRCGAIYYPVLDLTGWSNAGETHDFESRYLDTLVGPLPEAADRYRDRSPLTHADRLTAPFLLLQGLDDVICPPSQAERLLDRIAGRGVPHSYLTFPGEGHGFRRADSVTTALEAELALYAHAFALRRDDLTPLDLHS, encoded by the coding sequence GCCGTGGAACCTCCGCAGCCGGGTCATCGAGTACGGCGGCATGCCGTGGACCGCGCTCCCCGCCACCGCCGGGCGCGGCCCCGTCGCCGTCTTCAGCCACTTCGCCGACCAGCGGCTGTACCGCCATGAGCCGGACACCCCCGGCGCCGCCCCGCAGCCCCTCACCCCCGCCCCCGACCGGCCCGCCGGACTGCGCTACGCCGACCCGGTGATCGCCCCCGGCGGCGCCGAGGTCTGGTGCGTACGGGAGTCCTTCCACGGCCCCGGCCCCACCGATCTGCGGCGCAGCCTGGTCGCCGTACCGCTGGACGGCTCCGCCGCCGACGACCCGTCAGCGGTACGGGAACTCCTGGCCGACCGGCACTTCGTCACCGGCCCCCGGATCTCCCCGGACGGCCGCCGCGCCGCCTGGATCGGCTGGGAGCACCCCGCGATGCCCTGGGACGGCACCGAACTGCGGATCGCCGACCTCGCCCCCGACGGCACCCTCACCCGCCCCCGCACGGTGGCCGGCGGCCCCGACGAGGCCGTCTGCCAGGCCGAATGGCTGGACGACCGCACCCTGGTCGCCGCCACCGACCCCGGCGGCTGGTGGAACCTGTACCGCATCGACACCGAGACCGGCGAGGCGGTGGCACTGCTCCCCGCCGAGGAGGAGTACGGCGGCCCGCTCTGGCGGATCGGCCAGCGCTGGTTCGCCGTGCTGCCGGACGGCCGGATCGCGGTCACCCACGGCCGCTCCAGCTGGCGGCTCGGCGTACTGGACCCCGCCGACGGCACCCTCACCGACGTGCCCGGGCCCTGGACCGAGTGGGCCGCCACGCTGGACGCCCACGACGGCCGGATCACCGCCGTCGCCGCCGGACCGGACCGGGGCTGGGAGGTCGTCGGGATCGACCCGGACGACCTCACCGCCACCGTCATCGGCCACCCGCACACCGAGACCGTCGACCCCCGCCACCTGCCCGCACCGCAGGCCCGTACCTTCACCGGCCCCGGTGGCCGCGAGGTGCACGCCCACCTCTACCCGCCGCGCAACCCCGACCACACCGCCCCGCCCGGCGAACTGCCGCCGTATGTCGTCTTCGCCCACGGCGGACCGACCAGCCGCACCCCCATGGTGCTCGACCTGGAGATCGGCTACTTCACCAGCCGGGGCATCGGCGTGGTCGCGGTCGACTACGGCGGCTCCACCGGCCACGGCCGCGACTACCGCAACCGGCTGCGCGGGCAGTGGGGCGTGGTGGACGTCGAGGACTGCGCCGCCGCCGCCCGCGCCCTGGTCGCCGAAGGGCTCGCCGACCCGCGCCGACTGGCCATCCGGGGCGGCAGTGCGGGCGGCTGGACCACCGCCGCCTCGCTCACCGCCATCCCCGGCCTCTACCGCTGCGGCGCCATCTACTACCCGGTGCTCGACCTCACCGGCTGGAGCAACGCCGGCGAGACCCATGACTTCGAGTCCCGCTACCTGGACACCCTGGTCGGCCCGCTGCCCGAGGCCGCCGACCGCTACCGCGACCGCTCCCCGCTCACCCATGCCGACCGGCTCACCGCGCCCTTCCTGCTGCTCCAGGGGCTGGACGACGTCATCTGCCCGCCCAGCCAGGCCGAACGCCTGCTGGACCGGATCGCCGGGCGCGGCGTCCCGCACAGCTACCTCACCTTCCCCGGCGAAGGCCACGGCTTCCGCCGCGCCGACAGCGTCACCACCGCCCTCGAAGCCGAACTCGCCCTCTACGCCCACGCCTTCGCCCTCCGCCGCGACGACCTCACCCCCCTCGACCTCCACAGCTGA
- a CDS encoding S66 peptidase family protein — protein sequence MNRPVRPLVRPRRLVPGDRVAVVAPSGTVPADRLELGCGILRSWGLEVEVAPQVPASEPTLRYLAGADADRARDLERAWLDPGIAAVVCARGGYGVQRMVDLLDWEAMRAVPPKAFIGYSDITVLHEAFAVRLGLATLHGPMAASLTFVKDVPTAEHLRRTLLEPDTVRTLTSATAGTLLPGRAHGITAGGCLSLLAAERGTPHARPSFAGAILLLEDVGEDLYRLDRLLTQLLRSGALDGVAGIALGSWAECRPADRIRDLMLDRLGPLGVPVVWELGFGHGPTTLTVPLGVPAVLDADAATLTLDVPALAG from the coding sequence ATGAACCGCCCCGTCCGCCCGCTCGTCCGGCCCCGGCGGCTGGTGCCCGGAGACCGGGTGGCCGTCGTCGCCCCCAGCGGCACGGTCCCCGCCGACCGGCTGGAGCTGGGGTGCGGCATCCTGCGCTCCTGGGGCCTGGAGGTGGAGGTGGCCCCGCAGGTGCCGGCGAGCGAACCGACCCTGCGCTACCTCGCCGGAGCCGACGCCGACCGGGCCCGCGACCTGGAACGGGCCTGGCTCGACCCCGGCATCGCGGCGGTCGTCTGCGCACGCGGCGGCTACGGTGTCCAGCGCATGGTCGACCTGCTGGACTGGGAGGCCATGCGGGCCGTACCGCCCAAGGCGTTCATCGGCTACAGCGACATCACCGTGCTGCACGAGGCGTTCGCCGTCCGCCTCGGCCTGGCCACCCTGCACGGCCCGATGGCGGCCTCCCTCACCTTCGTCAAGGACGTCCCCACCGCCGAGCACCTGCGCCGCACCCTGCTGGAGCCGGACACCGTACGGACCCTCACCTCGGCGACCGCCGGGACGCTGCTTCCCGGCCGGGCCCACGGCATCACCGCCGGCGGCTGCCTCAGCCTGCTCGCCGCCGAACGCGGCACCCCCCACGCCCGGCCCTCCTTCGCCGGGGCGATCCTGCTGCTGGAGGACGTCGGCGAGGACCTCTACCGGCTGGACCGGCTGCTCACCCAGCTGCTCCGCTCCGGCGCCCTGGACGGGGTCGCCGGGATCGCGCTGGGCTCCTGGGCGGAGTGCCGCCCGGCCGACCGCATCCGCGACCTGATGCTGGACCGCCTGGGGCCGCTCGGCGTCCCCGTCGTCTGGGAGCTGGGCTTCGGCCACGGCCCGACCACCCTCACCGTGCCGCTGGGCGTCCCCGCCGTACTGGACGCCGACGCCGCCACCCTCACCCTGGACGTCCCCGCGCTGGCCGGGTAG
- a CDS encoding ABC-F family ATP-binding cassette domain-containing protein produces the protein MIAANAVELRAGARVLIESASFRVGPGDRIGLVGRNGAGKTTLTKILAGDGIPAAGTVTRSGQVGYLPQDPRTGDLDVLARDRVLSARGLDAVLRNMRIAEEKIATGKGATRDNAMKKYSRLETEFLTKGGYAAEAEAATIAASLGLPDRVLGQPLHTLSGGQRRRVELARILFSDSDVLLLDEPTNHLDADSIMWLRDFLKTYRGGFIVISHDINLVETVVNKVFYLDANRSCIDVYNMGWKQYQQQREADEKRRKRERANAEKKAAALNSQADKMRAKATKTVAAQNMARRAEKLLSGLEQVRRSDRVAKLRFPDPAPCGKTPLTAEDLSKSYGSLEIFTGVDLAIDRGSRVVVLGLNGAGKTTLLRMLAGVEQPDTGEVLPGHGLKLGYYAQEHETLDPDRTVLENMRTAAPDMDLVEIRKILGSFLFSGDDVDKPARVLSGGEKTRLALATLVVSSANVLLLDEPTNNLDPASREEILGALRSFTGAVVLVTHDEGAVDALQPERIILLPDGVEDLWSADYADLVSLA, from the coding sequence ATGATCGCCGCCAACGCCGTGGAACTGCGCGCCGGCGCCCGCGTCCTCATCGAGTCCGCCAGCTTCCGGGTCGGCCCCGGCGACCGGATCGGCCTGGTCGGCCGCAACGGAGCCGGCAAGACCACCCTCACCAAGATCCTCGCCGGTGACGGCATCCCCGCCGCCGGCACGGTCACCCGCTCCGGCCAGGTCGGCTACCTGCCGCAGGACCCCCGCACCGGCGACCTCGACGTACTCGCCCGCGACCGGGTGCTCTCCGCCCGGGGCCTGGACGCGGTGCTGCGCAATATGCGCATCGCCGAGGAGAAGATCGCCACCGGCAAGGGCGCCACCCGCGACAACGCCATGAAGAAGTACTCGCGGCTGGAGACCGAGTTCCTCACCAAGGGCGGCTATGCCGCCGAGGCGGAGGCCGCCACCATCGCCGCCAGCCTCGGCCTGCCCGACCGGGTGCTGGGCCAGCCGCTGCACACCCTCTCCGGTGGTCAGCGCCGCCGGGTGGAGCTCGCCCGGATCCTCTTCTCCGACTCCGACGTGCTGCTGCTGGACGAGCCCACCAACCACCTCGACGCCGACTCGATCATGTGGCTGCGGGACTTCCTGAAGACCTACCGCGGCGGCTTCATCGTGATCTCCCACGACATCAACCTGGTGGAGACCGTGGTCAACAAGGTCTTCTACCTGGACGCCAACCGCTCCTGCATCGACGTCTACAACATGGGCTGGAAGCAGTACCAGCAGCAGCGCGAGGCCGACGAGAAGCGCCGCAAGCGCGAGCGCGCCAACGCCGAGAAGAAGGCCGCCGCGCTCAACTCCCAGGCCGACAAGATGCGCGCCAAGGCCACCAAGACCGTCGCCGCGCAGAACATGGCCCGCCGCGCCGAGAAGCTGCTCTCCGGGCTGGAGCAGGTGCGCCGCAGCGACCGGGTCGCCAAGCTGCGCTTCCCCGACCCGGCGCCCTGCGGGAAGACCCCGCTGACCGCCGAGGACCTCTCCAAGTCCTATGGCTCGCTGGAGATCTTCACCGGCGTGGACCTGGCCATCGACCGGGGCTCCCGGGTCGTCGTCCTCGGCCTCAACGGCGCCGGCAAGACCACCCTGCTGCGGATGCTCGCCGGGGTGGAGCAGCCCGACACCGGCGAGGTGCTGCCCGGCCACGGCCTCAAGCTCGGCTACTACGCCCAGGAGCACGAGACCCTGGACCCGGACCGCACCGTGCTGGAGAACATGCGCACCGCCGCCCCCGACATGGACCTGGTCGAGATCCGCAAGATCCTCGGCTCGTTCCTCTTCTCCGGCGACGACGTGGACAAGCCGGCCAGGGTGCTCTCCGGCGGTGAGAAGACCCGGCTGGCGCTGGCCACCCTGGTGGTCTCCAGCGCCAATGTGCTGCTGCTGGACGAGCCCACCAACAACCTCGACCCGGCCAGCCGCGAGGAGATCCTGGGCGCGCTGCGCTCCTTCACCGGCGCCGTGGTGCTGGTCACCCATGACGAGGGCGCGGTGGACGCCCTCCAGCCGGAGCGGATCATCCTGCTGCCGGACGGCGTCGAGGACCTGTGGAGCGCGGACTACGCGGATCTGGTCTCGCTCGCCTGA
- a CDS encoding helix-turn-helix domain-containing protein — translation MAETLKKGSRVTGVAREKLAAELKKKYDSGASIRALAEETGRSYGFVHRMLSESGVTLRGRGGATRGKAKTAAVAGS, via the coding sequence GTGGCCGAGACTCTGAAAAAGGGCAGCCGGGTGACCGGTGTCGCACGTGAGAAGCTCGCGGCCGAGCTGAAGAAGAAGTATGACTCCGGGGCGAGCATTCGCGCCCTCGCGGAGGAGACCGGTCGCTCCTACGGCTTCGTGCACCGCATGCTCAGTGAGTCCGGAGTGACCCTTCGGGGCCGGGGCGGTGCCACGCGCGGCAAGGCCAAGACTGCGGCGGTCGCCGGTTCCTGA